A single window of Thiomicrorhabdus immobilis DNA harbors:
- the gspE gene encoding type II secretion system ATPase GspE, giving the protein MNVSLSFSFANKNKVLLNNTEQGLLLQFTDETPASALLELQRQFVNCDVELKKIDKTAFDMAIQSNYSTHGKESMEAIGAIETEDLASVFAQVGEPEDLLDSEDEAPIIKLLNAILSEAIRSRASDIHIEPFENQLRIRFRIDGLLKTVLTPKIALANMLVSRIKVMARLDIAEKRLPQDGRISLKLGGRAVDLRVSTIPSSYGERVVLRLLDKSAGRLNLKELKLSDEVEKGIQKALSKSHGIFLVTGPTGSGKTTTLYAGLTQLNDAQRNIMTVEDPIEYNIDGINQTQVNSKADMTFAKGLRAILRQDPDVVMVGEIRDAETANIAVQASLTGHLVLSTLHTNSAVGAITRLRDMGVEPFLLSSSIVGVLAQRLVRELCDCKTPHQADKVECEVLGVEQATIYRPNGCEKCQYTGYKGRMGLYELFLMDDELRSMIYSNIPEGEIEAVVRKQSHSLRENGYQAVLKGQTNLAEVQRVTQS; this is encoded by the coding sequence ATGAATGTCTCGCTTTCGTTTAGCTTTGCCAATAAGAATAAGGTGTTATTGAATAACACTGAACAGGGGTTGCTACTGCAGTTTACCGATGAAACCCCTGCGAGTGCCTTATTGGAATTACAGCGCCAGTTTGTCAATTGTGATGTTGAGCTGAAAAAGATTGATAAGACCGCGTTTGATATGGCAATTCAGTCCAACTATTCGACCCACGGTAAAGAGTCGATGGAAGCCATTGGTGCTATTGAAACCGAAGATTTAGCTTCGGTTTTTGCGCAAGTGGGTGAGCCGGAAGATTTATTGGATAGCGAAGATGAGGCGCCGATTATCAAATTGCTGAATGCGATTTTAAGCGAAGCCATTCGTTCACGCGCCTCCGATATTCATATTGAGCCGTTTGAAAATCAACTACGCATCCGTTTCCGCATTGATGGCTTATTGAAAACCGTTTTGACTCCTAAAATTGCTTTGGCGAATATGCTGGTGTCCCGTATCAAGGTTATGGCGCGTTTGGATATCGCTGAAAAACGTCTGCCGCAAGATGGACGCATCTCTTTGAAATTGGGTGGGCGAGCGGTTGATTTGAGGGTTTCGACGATTCCTTCCAGTTACGGTGAGCGAGTGGTGCTGCGTCTATTGGATAAGAGTGCCGGGCGATTAAACCTTAAAGAACTCAAACTCTCTGATGAAGTTGAAAAAGGCATCCAAAAAGCCTTGTCCAAATCACATGGGATTTTCTTGGTCACTGGGCCAACCGGTTCGGGTAAAACCACCACTTTATATGCTGGGTTAACCCAGTTAAATGATGCGCAACGCAATATCATGACGGTTGAAGACCCGATTGAATACAACATCGACGGTATCAACCAGACCCAGGTGAACAGTAAAGCGGATATGACCTTTGCCAAAGGCTTGCGTGCGATTTTACGTCAAGACCCTGATGTGGTGATGGTGGGGGAGATTCGTGATGCAGAAACCGCCAATATTGCCGTTCAGGCCTCTTTAACAGGACATTTGGTGCTTTCAACCTTGCACACTAACTCGGCGGTAGGTGCCATTACCCGATTGCGTGACATGGGGGTCGAACCTTTCTTGTTGTCATCGAGTATTGTGGGTGTCTTAGCCCAGCGTCTGGTGCGTGAGTTATGTGACTGTAAAACACCGCATCAGGCCGACAAGGTTGAGTGTGAAGTGTTGGGGGTTGAGCAAGCGACCATCTATCGTCCGAATGGCTGTGAAAAGTGTCAATACACCGGTTACAAAGGCCGAATGGGTTTGTATGAACTGTTTTTGATGGATGATGAGTTGCGTTCCATGATTTATTCAAATATTCCCGAAGGGGAGATTGAGGCGGTGGTGCGTAAGCAATCCCATTCTTTAAGAGAGAATGGTTATCAGGCGGTATTGAAAGGACAGACCAATTTAGCTGAAGTTCAGCGAGTGACTCAGAGTTAA
- the gspD gene encoding type II secretion system secretin GspD, with product MNMKLLAYDMDKRAMRDSRGFLKFLFSSFGVVALSFALLATNAQPVQAEGTLKQNFKQADIKTVIEAVAKITGKNFIIDPRVKGNVTFIAPEGMEPDELYDSLLAILNVYGYVAVPTDGVIKVVPANIARDQIPYRTWNEYDEDWVTEVITIRNVEASKLVAVLRPLVAKEGHLVALTESNKLIVSDTVSNIKRLKSILKRVDVDVKGAYEVIPIKYTSAVDLAKTLKSVVPKGQGGVDVTIGFDARSNRVILSGDEIKRMMLRALIADLDVKVDAEGGVQVIYLRYAKAADIAPVLQKIAGNQALQVQSEESSATPPPATPVEGLPAQVTGLNTSILNKNELQEKISIEADERMNAIIISAPTTVVNGLKSVIKQLDIRRAQVLIEAIFVEIAADKAAELGVEWGISGSSGAGLVNFSGAIPALIGNSGDLLAQSQVIGRGITLGGGEVNPDNTGWGALIRALNTNSASNILATPSILTLDNEEAEILVGREVPFQTGSYASTSTTVTNPFTTIERKNVGLKLKVKPQINEGNEVYLEIDQEVSDVIDKGEAVDIQTSKRQIKTRVIVGDGNMVVLGGLINEKETRSKSKVPGLGDLPVLGNLFSSSQDQREKVNLMVFLRPVIIRNNEMSDYYSQKKYNYVYQEQDAMLRKDDANLLEGLRPRLPTLEQWKKSEPAQPFDESEKAKAAAQSKPATKDKPKDKLIYETSTEELLGF from the coding sequence ATGAATATGAAATTATTAGCTTACGATATGGATAAAAGAGCGATGCGAGATAGCCGTGGTTTCTTGAAATTTCTATTTAGTTCCTTTGGTGTGGTTGCGTTAAGTTTTGCGCTGTTGGCCACCAATGCTCAGCCAGTTCAAGCGGAAGGTACCTTAAAACAGAATTTTAAACAGGCGGATATCAAGACCGTGATTGAAGCCGTGGCTAAGATTACCGGCAAAAACTTCATTATCGATCCGCGAGTCAAAGGCAATGTGACGTTTATCGCTCCAGAAGGCATGGAACCAGACGAGCTTTATGATTCACTGTTAGCCATCTTGAATGTTTACGGTTATGTCGCTGTGCCAACCGATGGCGTGATTAAGGTGGTACCTGCGAACATCGCCCGTGACCAAATCCCTTACCGTACCTGGAATGAATATGACGAGGATTGGGTGACCGAAGTCATCACGATTCGTAATGTCGAAGCGAGTAAGTTAGTCGCCGTTCTACGTCCGTTAGTGGCAAAAGAGGGGCATTTGGTCGCGCTGACCGAAAGCAATAAACTGATTGTGTCGGATACGGTTTCCAATATCAAACGTCTGAAAAGTATTTTGAAACGGGTTGATGTTGATGTGAAAGGGGCCTATGAAGTCATTCCAATCAAGTATACCTCAGCGGTCGATTTGGCCAAGACTTTGAAGAGTGTGGTGCCAAAAGGCCAAGGTGGTGTGGATGTCACCATCGGTTTTGATGCGCGTTCAAACCGCGTTATTTTAAGCGGTGATGAAATCAAGCGCATGATGTTGAGAGCCTTGATTGCCGATTTGGATGTCAAGGTCGATGCCGAAGGCGGTGTGCAGGTCATTTATTTGCGATATGCGAAAGCGGCGGATATTGCGCCGGTTTTACAGAAAATCGCCGGTAATCAGGCGCTTCAGGTACAGTCTGAGGAGTCGAGTGCTACGCCACCTCCAGCTACACCGGTTGAAGGTTTGCCAGCACAAGTGACAGGATTGAACACGTCTATTCTAAATAAAAACGAGTTGCAGGAAAAAATCAGCATCGAAGCCGATGAACGTATGAATGCCATTATCATCAGTGCGCCGACCACCGTGGTAAATGGCCTAAAAAGCGTAATCAAACAGTTGGATATTCGTCGTGCTCAAGTGTTAATTGAAGCGATTTTTGTGGAAATCGCCGCCGATAAAGCCGCCGAACTGGGTGTTGAATGGGGGATTAGTGGCTCAAGTGGAGCAGGCCTGGTGAATTTCTCTGGCGCGATTCCGGCATTGATTGGTAATTCAGGGGATTTATTGGCGCAATCACAAGTGATTGGTCGAGGCATTACCTTAGGTGGTGGAGAGGTCAATCCTGACAACACTGGTTGGGGGGCGTTGATTCGTGCCTTGAATACCAATTCGGCATCGAATATTTTGGCAACCCCATCCATCTTAACGTTAGATAACGAAGAAGCTGAGATTTTGGTGGGTAGAGAGGTGCCTTTCCAAACTGGTTCTTATGCCAGCACCAGCACCACGGTAACCAACCCGTTCACCACGATTGAGCGTAAAAACGTGGGTCTGAAACTTAAAGTCAAACCGCAGATTAATGAGGGTAACGAGGTCTATCTAGAAATCGATCAAGAGGTTTCTGATGTCATTGATAAGGGTGAGGCGGTTGATATTCAGACCTCTAAACGCCAAATCAAAACACGTGTGATTGTGGGTGATGGCAATATGGTGGTGTTAGGTGGCTTGATTAACGAGAAAGAGACCCGTTCTAAATCTAAAGTACCAGGCTTGGGTGATTTGCCGGTATTGGGTAATTTGTTCAGTTCATCGCAAGACCAGCGCGAAAAAGTGAATTTGATGGTGTTTTTACGCCCGGTGATTATTCGTAATAATGAGATGAGTGATTACTATAGTCAGAAAAAATATAACTACGTCTATCAAGAGCAAGACGCTATGTTGCGTAAAGATGATGCAAACCTATTGGAAGGTTTACGTCCACGATTACCTACTTTGGAACAGTGGAAAAAAAGTGAGCCGGCCCAACCATTCGATGAGTCTGAAAAGGCTAAAGCTGCCGCGCAAAGTAAACCTGCTACCAAGGATAAGCCAAAAGACAAATTGATTTACGAAACCTCGACTGAAGAGCTGTTAGGGTTTTAG